A window of Tautonia plasticadhaerens contains these coding sequences:
- a CDS encoding helix-turn-helix domain-containing protein: MTRKVPPPKTLTPDDRLGHIPYAFRHTSAPLGWHGLRVEHDTRQPASDILHPPLECLWLVLTGEPFPEGTDHRCDDARHNGDGLPHAVNLLPPGVESRWRWRNTIESTHYQLSPALVAKVAEEAFDLDPARVHFPVRYYDRSSPEVIDTLTALRHELLTGGPGGRLCAESLANVLIVQLIRQMSNRQGSNGVIRGSGGRLARHSLRAVEEYIHAHLDQNVALADLADVAHLSEFHFARLFKQTTGLSPHQFVIHQRVERAKRLIAAGRLPLAQIAIDVGFSDQSQLNRHFKRLVGVTPKRFA; encoded by the coding sequence ATGACGCGGAAGGTCCCTCCACCGAAGACGCTTACCCCCGATGATCGGCTGGGACACATTCCGTATGCGTTCCGGCACACGAGCGCGCCGCTCGGCTGGCATGGGCTTCGGGTCGAACACGACACACGGCAGCCCGCGAGCGACATCCTCCACCCGCCCCTCGAATGTCTATGGCTCGTCCTCACGGGCGAACCCTTTCCGGAGGGTACCGATCACCGTTGCGATGATGCCCGGCACAACGGGGACGGCTTGCCGCATGCGGTGAATCTCCTGCCGCCCGGCGTCGAGAGCCGGTGGCGGTGGCGTAATACGATCGAATCGACCCACTACCAGTTGTCCCCGGCCCTGGTCGCCAAGGTGGCTGAAGAGGCATTCGATCTCGACCCGGCCCGCGTTCATTTTCCAGTTCGCTACTACGACCGATCCAGCCCCGAGGTGATCGACACCCTCACCGCCCTTCGTCACGAGCTGCTCACCGGCGGGCCAGGCGGGCGGCTGTGTGCCGAGTCGCTGGCGAACGTGCTGATCGTCCAACTGATTCGACAGATGTCCAACAGGCAGGGTTCGAACGGGGTCATCCGCGGGTCGGGCGGCCGACTGGCGCGACATTCGTTGCGGGCGGTCGAGGAGTACATCCACGCCCACCTCGACCAAAACGTCGCCCTGGCCGACCTTGCCGATGTCGCCCACCTGAGCGAATTCCACTTCGCCCGTCTGTTCAAGCAGACGACCGGCCTGTCGCCGCATCAGTTCGTCATCCACCAGCGCGTCGAGCGCGCCAAGCGACTCATCGCCGCGGGGCGGCTCCCGCTTGCCCAGATCGCCATCGACGTCGGCTTCAGCGATCAAAGCCAACTCAACCGGCACTTCAAACGGCTCGTCGGCGTCACCCCCAAGCGATTCGCCTGA
- a CDS encoding TatD family hydrolase, whose product MDYIDPHIHMVSRTTDDYKRMALAGCVMVSEPAFWAGFDRSGPEGFRDYFRQLTSFERRRSLAHGIEHRAWLCINAKEAEDVSLARAVIALIPEFIDNPEVLGIGEIGLNKNTPNESIVFLEHLDVAARLDELVLVHTPHLVDKYKGTRMILDMVREYRDQIAPERVCIDHVEEHTIRPALDAGHWVGMTLYPTTKCTPARAADLVEAYGTERIMVNSAGDWGHSDPLAVPEFIFEMRARGHDEATIRAVVFDNPLAFFSQCPRFSYSPRASAEEPSAV is encoded by the coding sequence ATGGACTACATCGACCCGCATATCCACATGGTTTCCCGGACCACCGACGACTACAAGCGGATGGCCCTGGCCGGGTGCGTGATGGTCAGCGAGCCGGCCTTCTGGGCCGGGTTCGACCGGTCGGGGCCGGAGGGGTTCCGCGACTACTTCCGCCAGCTCACCTCCTTCGAACGGAGGCGTTCGCTGGCGCACGGCATCGAGCACCGGGCCTGGCTCTGCATCAATGCCAAGGAGGCGGAGGACGTGTCGCTCGCGCGGGCGGTCATCGCCCTGATCCCCGAGTTCATCGACAACCCGGAGGTCCTCGGCATCGGCGAGATCGGCCTGAACAAAAATACGCCGAACGAGTCGATCGTCTTCCTCGAACACCTCGACGTCGCCGCGAGGCTCGACGAGCTGGTCCTGGTGCACACGCCCCACCTGGTCGACAAGTACAAGGGGACCCGGATGATCCTCGACATGGTCCGGGAGTACCGCGACCAGATCGCCCCGGAGCGGGTCTGCATCGACCACGTCGAGGAGCACACGATCAGGCCCGCGCTCGACGCCGGGCACTGGGTCGGCATGACCCTCTACCCCACCACCAAGTGCACCCCCGCCCGGGCCGCCGACCTCGTCGAGGCGTACGGGACCGAGCGGATCATGGTCAACTCGGCCGGTGACTGGGGTCACAGCGACCCGCTCGCCGTCCCCGAGTTTATTTTTGAGATGAGGGCCCGGGGCCACGACGAGGCGACCATCAGGGCCGTCGTCTTCGACAACCCGCTGGCGTTCTTCTCTCAGTGCCCGAGGTTCTCCTACTCTCCCAGGGCATCGGCCGAGGAGCCGTCTGCGGTCTGA
- a CDS encoding alkaline phosphatase family protein translates to MPDRVVVLTIPQLRCRDVTPGGLGSLERRSSRGSMSALIPPFPGLAASAFATLMTGLEPREHGLIGNTFLDRVARRVVTVPLPDSAVLARKLWHMAREARPDARTILWFAPNSRGAEVELTALVDCPWDLKTSPHPLRDRLTEALGPFPGERESAEATLPFQPATSWILRSAGRVIAEERPDLAIVRVPYLGQVARRYGPDGRHAGQAVSALDALLGEFLDALPEGTAVVAATESIVTPVTEAIAPNRVLRELSLLETVPLPSGGLGVDLSESAAFALADHQLCHVYLNDQAAAGLVASVFAGERSEGIALVVASEDRRRLLGLDHPRAGDVVLVACPDAWFAPDWWASGSERPAVASESELPVGTGAGAALDPAHVRGSLGAPPPNDAYIGVLLCSEPGVLPEGGEEPVPGTEVVRIVLDLLRR, encoded by the coding sequence ATGCCCGATCGCGTTGTCGTGCTGACGATTCCCCAGCTCCGGTGCCGGGATGTGACCCCGGGCGGGCTCGGTTCTCTGGAGCGGCGTTCCTCCCGGGGTTCGATGTCCGCGCTGATCCCCCCCTTCCCCGGGCTGGCCGCCTCGGCCTTCGCCACCCTGATGACCGGCCTGGAGCCCCGGGAGCACGGCCTGATCGGCAACACCTTCCTCGACCGCGTCGCTCGGAGGGTCGTCACCGTCCCCCTGCCCGACTCCGCCGTGCTGGCCCGGAAGCTCTGGCACATGGCCCGGGAGGCCCGGCCGGACGCCCGGACGATCCTCTGGTTCGCCCCCAACTCCCGAGGGGCCGAGGTGGAGCTGACCGCCCTGGTCGACTGCCCGTGGGACCTGAAGACGTCCCCGCACCCGCTCAGGGACCGGCTGACGGAGGCGCTCGGGCCCTTCCCCGGCGAGCGGGAATCGGCGGAGGCGACCCTCCCGTTCCAGCCCGCCACGTCGTGGATCCTGAGGAGCGCCGGCCGGGTCATCGCCGAGGAGCGCCCGGACCTGGCGATCGTCCGGGTCCCCTACCTCGGCCAGGTCGCCCGGCGGTACGGCCCCGACGGCAGGCACGCCGGCCAGGCCGTGTCCGCGCTGGATGCCCTGCTCGGGGAGTTCCTCGACGCGCTGCCCGAGGGGACCGCCGTCGTCGCCGCGACCGAGTCGATCGTGACCCCGGTGACCGAGGCGATCGCGCCGAACCGGGTCCTCCGTGAGCTGAGCCTCCTGGAGACGGTGCCCCTGCCCTCCGGGGGCCTCGGGGTGGATCTCTCCGAGTCGGCCGCGTTCGCCCTGGCCGACCACCAGCTCTGCCACGTCTACCTCAACGACCAGGCGGCGGCCGGCCTGGTGGCCTCGGTCTTCGCCGGGGAGCGGAGCGAGGGGATTGCCCTCGTGGTCGCGTCCGAGGACCGTCGACGCCTGCTCGGGCTCGACCACCCGAGGGCCGGGGACGTCGTCCTCGTCGCCTGCCCCGACGCCTGGTTCGCCCCGGACTGGTGGGCCTCGGGGTCGGAGCGTCCCGCGGTCGCCTCGGAGTCTGAGCTGCCGGTCGGCACGGGGGCGGGTGCGGCCCTCGACCCGGCCCATGTCCGTGGGTCGCTCGGTGCCCCGCCCCCGAACGACGCCTACATCGGCGTCCTGCTCTGCTCCGAGCCCGGCGTCCTCCCCGAGGGGGGGGAGGAGCCCGTGCCGGGCACCGAGGTCGTCCGCATCGTGCTCGACCTGCTGCGGCGCTGA
- a CDS encoding isochorismatase family protein yields MAAGNKWMIDPDDAVMLLIDHQSGLFQLVRDIDQPTLRANAIALAKVARFCKIPTITTASVPDGPNGPLIPEIHQQNPEAVYIPRTGQVNAWDNPPWVEAIEKTGRQTLLIAGTLTSVCMAFPALSAVAAGYKVFCIVDASGNWSKMATDLTIARITQAGAMPIDTFAVLGELMKTWNRPDAMDFAAVMVGLVPPYGALMESYDKAQSVQRDGHETKLDKFEAGRAKK; encoded by the coding sequence ATGGCGGCAGGCAACAAATGGATGATCGACCCTGATGATGCGGTGATGCTGCTCATCGACCACCAGAGCGGGTTGTTCCAACTGGTCCGGGACATCGACCAGCCCACCCTCCGAGCGAACGCCATCGCCCTCGCCAAGGTGGCCCGGTTCTGCAAGATTCCGACCATCACCACGGCCTCGGTCCCCGACGGCCCGAACGGCCCGCTCATTCCCGAAATCCACCAGCAAAACCCGGAGGCCGTCTACATCCCGCGGACGGGCCAAGTCAACGCCTGGGACAACCCACCCTGGGTCGAGGCCATCGAGAAGACCGGCCGCCAGACGCTGCTCATCGCCGGCACGCTCACCAGCGTCTGCATGGCGTTCCCGGCGTTGAGTGCGGTGGCCGCCGGATACAAGGTGTTCTGCATCGTGGACGCGTCGGGCAACTGGTCGAAGATGGCGACGGACCTGACCATCGCCCGCATCACCCAGGCCGGGGCCATGCCGATCGACACGTTCGCCGTCCTGGGCGAGCTGATGAAGACGTGGAACCGGCCCGACGCGATGGACTTCGCGGCGGTCATGGTGGGCCTAGTCCCGCCCTACGGGGCGCTGATGGAGAGCTACGACAAGGCCCAGAGCGTGCAACGCGACGGGCACGAAACCAAGCTGGACAAGTTCGAAGCCGGCCGGGCGAAGAAGTGA